The window CTGAAATTGTTGCTTCTATATCGGTTCTAGTTTCCTTGAATGGCAATCCTGATGGATCTTCATAAGCGAAGCCTATGGTATGATCGTAGTGCATGAAAGTATTTTTTATTTTTTCAAAGTTATACAGAAGGTTGCTTGGATCACCATTTTTTTTAAGCTTCTGATCCATCTCGTAAATTTGGTTTAGAGTGAAGAGTATGCTCTTGGGTACTCGTATTTTTGGTTCCATAGTTTTGATTTATTTTTTGCTAAGGGTTTTTGTTTTGCATAATTAAGATAATAATGGGTAAAAGTACTGCATTATCAACTTCTCTTGCCGACATTGCTGTTGCAATATTTTGCTGAGATGTCTTGTAAACAATCACTTGCCCGTCCTTAATTTCGGCGGATATCTCCAGCCAATTGACAAATTGAGACTTCTTGAATAGAATACCTTGGTATTTGAACCTTATACCCCCTTTAGTAAGAGTACACGGCCCAATGACAACCGATTGCCCATTTATTAATACTAATTTTATTTGTAACTATTCAGCGCAAACATTTCAGTCTGTGTTTTAACCCTGACAGGGTTTTAAACCCTGTCAGGGTTCTGTCTGGTTTCTTACCCGAATGCGTATTCTGGTAGTTTGATATATTACGCTGAATAGTTACTTTTATTTTTTCTATAACGGTATAAGCCAAAAAATTAAGTGCTGCCTGCACAATGGTGTTGAAGTGCTTTGTTGAATTGGCTACATGTTCATCCTCATTGTATACGCACCATGATACCTTAATGGTTTCCCCTGCATCATTTGTTATTACAAAAAGGTAATCATATTTTTCACCACCGGCATACCTGATAACCGTGATACCCCAACGCATCTTATTAATAGAAGAAACCGGCAAAAATTTTTCCAATTCTTCTTTACAAGATCAAGACTTGTGCGATCATGCAGGAAACTTCTATGAATATGCGCGCAATGATAAGCGTAATTAAATGCTTCTCTTGCTTTCGGACTTAGGTACAAGCAGTTTTTGTCCCACCAGTCTTGGCATTCAATAACAACATTGCCAATGTCATTGTTATGAACATTTGAAATAAGCTTTCTCCATAGCTCGAATGCCTCTTGGTGTGCCTGTAACCTGCGATCCAATGCTGCGATGCGCAATTGATGCCTTACTTTCATTCCTTCTAATAGCAGATTGTTCTGATGAATCGTGTCTTGAAGTTGCGTCGCATACTGCATTCTTATTTTCTCAATCTCATCGGTTATTTTCCCAACATCCTCTTTTGTAGCAAGGTTCTTTCCTTTTTCTGATAGATATGAAGGCAAAAACGACTTCAGGATAAAGAAAACGATAAGCCCCGCAATGACAGCGCCAGTGCCAAAACTTCCTACCAAAGTTAGAATTTCTTGTATTTCTTCGACGCTCATAGCACGTTTCAAGCTCGCCTAACGACCAAGCTCACCGGCGGCAATGGAGCGCAGCGGAATTGCCGTCCGGTGCAGCGCCTTGTGTACGCCCGGCATGGGCATGAGCTATTGGGGTGAAAGTCCCTTATAGCAGAGCTACTGTTAAGGAAGTATCTTAACATAAACTATTAGTTGATGGCAAGGGCATCATCGCGAGGTGATGTCCGAAGGAAGCCTAAAACAAAACTGCGAGCCGACCTGTCTGCGTGCGGACGCACAGGCAGGCGAACAGAAACCTCATATAAGGCCGACCACTCCGGGGTGAGTCAGCACAACATGACAAAACCCTGTAGCTCAGGGGAAACGGTACATGAGGCGGTTGTGCAGGGAAAGTTCATGTCCTTATCCCGGGAGACCTTTTCCGCGATAGCCTCCCGAAAGGGAAGCGCGGTGGCAGGCAACTGCCATCGTGACGGAAAGGGGTCAGCAGAGGGCATAGTAGGTGGAGGAAACGAGCCCTGACGGCGTAGCCGGAAACAGGAAGCCTCACCCCACTGAAGGCCTGAACATGAAGTAAGGAGGAGCATCATCTGAGGGTAAGAAATGCGAGGAACCCGTCCGGGGAGTATATATCTTAGGCCTTAACGGGAAAGCTGACTTAAAGGAGAACAGAGTGGAACAGGTGTTACTGGCAGAGAACATGCATAAAGCATGGAAACAGGTCAAGGCAAATAAAGGAATTGCTGGTGTGGACACTATGTCCGTAGAGGAGTTTCCTGAGTTTGCACGAAACCACTGGAGCCGCATCCGTGAACAACTGATGGAAGGGAGCTATAAGCCTTTACCGGTTAAAAGGGTAGAGATACCGAAACCCGATGGAGGAAAGCGACCCCTTGGTATTCCAACCGTTACTGATAGGGTAATTCAGCAATCAATTGCCCAAGTCCTTGCCCCTGTATTTGATCCGGGATTTTCCGACTCAAGTTATGGGTTCAGGCCAAAGCGATCTGCTCACGATGCGGTGAGAAAGATACGGGAGTATATCGGGCAGGGTTACAAGTATGCCGTGGATATTGACCTGTCGAAATTCTTCGACATGGTCAACCATGATCTCTTGATGCAGAAGGTAAAGATCTGTATCAAGGACAAGACCCTGTTGAGATTGATCAACCGCTATCTGAAAGCTGGAGTTCAAGTTAATGGGAAGATTGAACCTACCTCTCAAGGAGTACCTCATGGAGGTCCGTTATCACCCATTTTATCCAATATTGTTCTTGATGAATTGGATAAAGAGCTTGAAAAGCGTGGGCACCGGTTTGTGCGTTATGCAGATGACTTTATCATTTTTAGTGAAAAGTCATAGAGCAGGAGAAGCGGGTGATGCAGAGCATTAAACGATTTCTCTGAAGATCTCAAGCTTGTGGTCAACGAGAAGAAAAGCAAGGTAGTAAAGTCTGACCAATGCTTATTCCTCGGATTTGTCTTTAAGGGGAAGAGCATACGTTGGGTGATAACTCTCTGGCAGGAGTTCAAAAGGCACATACGTCTTTTGACAGGACGAAGCTGGGGTGTTTCGATGAACTACCGCTTGAGAAAACTCGCTGAATACATAAGGGGTTGGATGGGGTATTACGGTTTGTCCGAATACTATCGGCCCATCCCTGAACTTGATCACTGGCTGAGGCGTCGTATCCGAATGTGTTACTGGAAACAGTGGCGACGATGCCGGAAACGGGTTAAGGAACTCCTTAATCTTGGGTGTTCCAAACGTCAGGCAATCCTGACGGCTCTAAGCCGCAAAAGTTACTGGCATTTGTCGAAAACGCTTGCAACTCAAATGGGTATGACGAATCTGTGGCTGAAGAAACAGGGTTTGGTCTCTATCAGGGAACTATGGATTTCCTTTCATTATCCGGTTAATCCGGAAAAGTCTTCATGAACCGCCCTGTGCGGAGCCGCATGCAGAGGTGGTGGGGGAGGGGGAGCTAAATACTCCCCTTTACCCGATTAGCCCTGATTTTCCACGAAATTACCCGTAACGAGAGAAACAGCCTTTTCAGACATTTCTCTGTTTACACTTTCAGGTATTTCTCTTTTCATCAGAGAATTTATTTAGGTTATGGAAATTGATATCCAACCAATCTTGGACTTGATTAAAGTTCAATATTTCAACGTAACTGTTCCCTGATTCTTTGTATTTTACTTCAATATCACAGCATGAGAAGAGTAATACAGTTAAGCCCATCCCCTGAGCTTGACCTCCCAAGAAGTAGAACCAAGGTATTCCATTTTTAATGCTTTTTTGAAACCAATTGCGTATCTCAGGTATCTCATATGATTCTCGCGGATCATCGTCATACCCAGCTATCAATACTTCCAGAGTGCCTCGGTTTTTTAAAAGGGATACTTTATTCCTGGATAGCCGACTAATTACATCGTTAATACCAGAAAAATCACATGCTAAGATATCGTCTCTGTGAACCAGGTAAGTACCGAAATCTGCTTTATCAATTGCTTCGTTTGCCTCCCAAGACAGAGAAATACTTTCGTCATTCTCTGACACTGGTCCAGCGATAATTTCCCAGCGCTCCCTTACTGAAGTCGTCAAAACATTTTTTCTAGGTACCTCTATCCACCATCCATTCCCGCTTGGAGAGGTAACACTTACGTCAAATTCAACCCATTTTCCTTCTGAGCAGTCACTATTCAATACAATTAGAATTATCGAATATGGACAATTGATGTAATAGTTTAAGTGTTTATTGTCCCCAATGAATCGAATACCTCCGTCAGACTCATTATAAAAATAAGAGTCACCACACTTAATCTGGACTCCTAGAGTCTGGCCTGTTACGTTTCCATCAATAACAATATCTATATACCCATCAATTCCAAAATCTGACTCTTGATGAGTTG of the Candidatus Brocadiaceae bacterium genome contains:
- a CDS encoding DUF4365 and DUF1817 domain-containing protein, coding for MKKFGYPKYAKSQRQGKVGESYFDNFVHSDLGWIYRSTHQESDFGIDGYIDIVIDGNVTGQTLGVQIKCGDSYFYNESDGGIRFIGDNKHLNYYINCPYSIILIVLNSDCSEGKWVEFDVSVTSPSGNGWWIEVPRKNVLTTSVRERWEIIAGPVSENDESISLSWEANEAIDKADFGTYLVHRDDILACDFSGINDVISRLSRNKVSLLKNRGTLEVLIAGYDDDPRESYEIPEIRNWFQKSIKNGIPWFYFLGGQAQGMGLTVLLFSCCDIEVKYKESGNSYVEILNFNQVQDWLDINFHNLNKFSDEKRNT
- the ltrA gene encoding group II intron reverse transcriptase/maturase, producing the protein MEQVLLAENMHKAWKQVKANKGIAGVDTMSVEEFPEFARNHWSRIREQLMEGSYKPLPVKRVEIPKPDGGKRPLGIPTVTDRVIQQSIAQVLAPVFDPGFSDSSYGFRPKRSAHDAVRKIREYIGQGYKYAVDIDLSKFFDMVNHDLLMQKVKICIKDKTLLRLINRYLKAGVQVNGKIEPTSQGVPHGGPLSPILSNIVLDELDKELEKRGHRFVRYADDFIIFSEKS